A segment of the Anguilla anguilla isolate fAngAng1 chromosome 6, fAngAng1.pri, whole genome shotgun sequence genome:
CTGCTGCCTCCTGAACTGGTAGCAGTTCAtggtttgcatgtttttttgaagtttggcaGATCACACAGACGGGTATTTGATCCACCAAACAGAAGAGTTTGAGTTTctcactgtgcagactgcagagcacttcagatCCTGCTTTAGCTCTCTGACTTCTCTCCTTTAAGAACGCCTCACAGGTattcctcagagacaggttaAGGGAGGTAGTTCCCTtgaagatcttctcctgcacaCTGGGCACTCCCGAGATCCCTTCTGTTCCCAGTATtgctgcagacaggccttacagaagctgtgactgcaactcaGGACAACAGGATCCCAGAAGatttcagagcacacaggacaTGAGAGCTCCTCTTCCAGGAGAGAATATCCAGACGCCattctgtctgttctgagctTAGTAATGGCTTCTGCTAAATCTGCAGTTTAGTTTCACTTTTACTTATTGCTGTTATGCAAAAACTGcagattaaaaaagaatttaatttaGTCCCAAATCTCCGTTTTTCCCTGCCTGTTTTTATTCCTCAGGCAAAATCTTTAAAATTCCTAAATTTCTGAGAAATATACATTGAAATCATATCATTAGATCCCCAGCGTAagtaatgtgcctgtgtgtgagataccGTACTTCCCTCTTCCTGTTAGACACGCCTGATTGTCAGAGACAGCACATCCTGCAGGGGCAGCATTGTACCACTGAGGTTTGAGTGGCTGATCTGCCAGCAGTTTTAGACCAGCCCTGTTCTTCAGGTTCGTTTTTATGTTGCATTCATTTCAACTCAAAGTcttatttaaaatctgttctGATATCAATGCTAATAGTATATCTTTtagatatttatataaaaaggtaaaaacaaaaaaatcaatccatccttccattacctaacccacttattcctggttgggatcgcaggaggtgctggagcctatcccagcatgcattgggcgagaggcaggaatacacccccaTCAGTTTGCCAgcccatcacagggcacacacaccattcactaatgCACTCATACCTGAGGGGAAATTTAGGTTCTCCCGATAACCTCGGCTGCATGTGTTGGACTGTGGaagcaaacacacaggcacggggagaacatgcctGAACAAgttctacccactgcaccaccgtgccgtccTTAATAAACATAATGAGAAATCAAGAGGGTTTCCCAGGAAGGTTTTACCTGATTCAGACACATTTGTTCTCTGGGGTTAAAGTCATCGTTCGGCTCGTTGGACTGTTCAGGTTTGGGTGAGAgaggaaattacattacattacaggcatttagcagacgctcttatccagagcgacttacacaactttttacatggcattttacattgtatccatttatacagctggatatatactgaagcaatgcaggttaagtaccttgctcaagggtacaacggcagtgtccttacccgggaatcaaacctgcgacctttcggttacaagcgcagttccttacccactgtgccgcACTCCGTCCGGAAATGAGAACAGACTGAAACCCGGTCTCACAGACCAGACAAGCGATCAGCCATGCTGGTGATTCCTCAGCTGATGTGTTCACTGCTAAACATTCTTATGAACCTTCATCTAAACAAGTTAGGTTGATTGAGCACACATTcctcttttccccctccccctaaccTGCTAGTCATTGGATTGAGGGAGGTAAATAACctggcttgtgtgtgtaaatacccTGATGCCCTCCaaagcacatttattattttatttatttttgggtatTTGCATTTGGATCACCTGGTCCACCTATGAAAGGGCTATAGTCATTGGCTAACAGACAGTATGATGACACCCAGGCAGGGTTCTAATGCAGTGTGCAGTTCATATCTGGATATTCATCTCAGGAGCACTATGACAGCAGCTACAGCTGGAGACAACATTCACCGTTCTGCCTACATTAACACATTTGAGGAGTAAAAATAGTCTTAGACAAGACTTTCCTCATGACTAAGCAAAACTCTTTCTTTGGAATATTACTCCCATCTTTAGCGCCTACTTCACTTGCACTAAAAGACTAAAAGCATTAGGCTACCAGTGgtgtaaaaaaattaagctagataagatttcactcaatttaactACCAGGTTTTCagtcaaaaacaaagcacaactcattcaacagctagagatctcaatgagctgctaattggtagaatcaAATGTGCCAAaacagggttgaaatgaaaaccaacaagaTGGTAATCACCACCCTGCTTAAGACCCGACCACCTgtcactgatgatgatgatgatgatgatgatggtttaTTGGGGGGGTGTCACTTCCCTGTTGATAATAAAGGGTTCAATACTTCTAGGGTGTGTCCTTTTCAGAGTTTATTCTCTACTCTGttcagggagggggtgtttgtCGTTGCTCAGTAACGAGGACCGAGAGGCTccgttgtgtctgtgtggagtttaaaggaaagcagcgcacagcagacagacacagagctgaGGGGGGCACACTGAGCGGGGGTGGGACTGTGGAGGGACAGTGAATATAAAGATCCCGCTGTGGGGGGAGGAGCGTGCGCttggactcacacacacagacactcacacacaggccagcgtgGGGCCCCATAGGGCCCAGAGCCCCAGGAGACCCAGTGctctccacactcacacacaggccagcgtgGGGCCCCATAGGGGCCCAGAGCCCACAGGGgccccagtgctctctcactcacacaggccAGCGTGGGGCCCCACAGGGGCCCAGAGCCCACAGGagccccagtg
Coding sequences within it:
- the LOC118228939 gene encoding LOW QUALITY PROTEIN: E3 ubiquitin-protein ligase TRIM41-like (The sequence of the model RefSeq protein was modified relative to this genomic sequence to represent the inferred CDS: inserted 1 base in 1 codon), whose amino-acid sequence is MASGYSLLEEELSCPVCSEIFWDPVVLSCSHSFCKACLQQYWEQKGSRECPVCRRRSSRELPPXNLSLRNTCEAFLKERSQRAKAGSEVLCSLHSEKLKLFCLVDQIPVCVICQTSKKHANHELLPVQEAAEDYKEKLRTALAPLQKKLKAFNAVKLICDKTAEHIKSQAQHTEDR